The Bacillus sp. NEB1478 genome contains the following window.
TATGATGCACTTGCAAAAAAACTAAAGGAAGTCATCAATAATCAACTATGGATTGAAGATGAACAATTGTATGCAGACGCGATGGCAACACCAGAAATGGTCTTAGGAAGAATCGATTTATATATTGAACGGGCCAGAAGAGACGGAGCGGAAAAAGCAGCGGTTGATATGGAATTGATGAAAGAAAAGATGTCCAAGCTGGACCAAAGTGTTCAACAGCCTTGGCTATTCAAGAACTGGGTAATCAACACCCCGATGGAAACGGGCCTTGCTCCCGTGGATAAAGCAATCCCAGCATTAAACAGAATGGGTACTGATGAATTTACCGGAGAATGGGGGACGTATTTATCCGGAATGTACCAGACGTCAATGATGACCATTTCAACAGGTGTCCAGGCAGTAGCAGAATGCCGGTATGATCGCAGTGATGAAGCGCTAAGGTATGTTAACCTGATCGCAAGCACATTCAATAAAAGACTTCCAGGGTCGATCTATGAAATGTCTCCGGATTATGGCTGTTTCGTTCAAGCTTGGACCGCATATGGTTTAGTCACACCATTAATTAGTTATTTCTTTGGGATCCAGCCAAGGGCTTATTGGAAAGAAGTAACAGTAAGACCGAGACTTCCAAAAAGTTGGAATCAAGCTGAAGTTGAAAACGTGCAGATTGGAACGGGTGAACGATCAAACGAAGTAAATGTATCTATTTTATTAGGTGATACAGAGGATATATATGAAATCTCTCTACAAGAGGGCGGGTGGAAGGTGAATGTGGATCTGAAGCTGGAGCCTCTGGCTAAAGTTTTTGTAGATGATGAGGAAGTAGAAATTGCTTTAGGTTTAATTGAGATAAACGATGCAACAAGCCACACCATTCGTGTATGTAAATAAAACAACTGAACTTACTTAAACGGACACACAGGAGGAAAGCTCAATGGAGGGAACACGGTATATAGGAAAGATTTATAGTTTATGTGAATGGATTACACGTCTCGCCTATTTAAATATTCTATGGATTCTTTTTACGTTTGCCGGATTGATTCTCTTTGGGCTTGTACCAGCAACAACCGCTATGTTTGCAGTGACTAGAAAATGGGTGCTGGGGAACAGCGATATTAAGATTTTTACAACCTTTTGGGAGATTTACCGAAAAGAATTTATTAAGGTGCTCCCATTTGGCCTGGTGCTCATTTTGATAGGGTTTGTTTTTTGGATCGATTACCAATTTTATATTCAAGGTAATGTGGATATTGTTCTTCCTGTTAAATTTCTAGTAGCTGCTTTATTTATTCTGTACGTTTTGTTCCTTTTCTTTATTTTTCCGGTATACGTGCATTATCAGTTCAAGCCGTTACAGTATATGAAAAATGTTTTGATGATTGTTTTGTCCTATCCGTTGGAATGTATTCTCATGATATGCGGAAGTCTATTCATGTTTTTGTTTGTGATTAATTTTTCAGGACTTTCTCTCTTTTTAAGCGGAAGTCCTCTAGCATTTTGGCTTACTTTAATCAGTCACCATGTATTTTCAAAAATGGAACAAAAAATTAAACATTCAGGAGTAGATCAGATATGAATAAGAAATTAAGAGTAGGCATCATAGGCTGTGGAGGAATTGCAAACGGAAAACATATGCCTTCACTTAAAAAGCTGGATACTGTAGAAATGGTCGCATTTTGTGATGTTGTAGAAGAGCGTGCGATTAAGGCAAA
Protein-coding sequences here:
- a CDS encoding DUF624 domain-containing protein, whose product is MEGTRYIGKIYSLCEWITRLAYLNILWILFTFAGLILFGLVPATTAMFAVTRKWVLGNSDIKIFTTFWEIYRKEFIKVLPFGLVLILIGFVFWIDYQFYIQGNVDIVLPVKFLVAALFILYVLFLFFIFPVYVHYQFKPLQYMKNVLMIVLSYPLECILMICGSLFMFLFVINFSGLSLFLSGSPLAFWLTLISHHVFSKMEQKIKHSGVDQI